A segment of the Bacteroidota bacterium genome:
GAATTAGTAAAAAACAATTTAACTAATAAGTCTTCCAAGTAGTATCAACCCGCTACTTATAAAAAACCCATTTACTAAGCTCCTTCCAGCTAACTTTTTTACCGTACATTAAAATTCCGGTACGATAAATTTTACCGGCTAGCCATGTTGCTCCAACAAACGAAACATACAACAGAGTAACCGATAACGCGATTTGCCAGAGCGGAACTCCGAAAGGTAAACGTGCCATCATAACTATCGGGGAAGTAAACGGAATGATGGAACCCCAAAACGCCAATGCACCTTCGGGATTTGTCATCATTTTTGCCGCAATGAAATAGCCCGCCATCAATGGCAACATCACCGGCATCATAAATTGTTGCGCATCCGATTCGGCATCAACGGCACTTCCTATCGCCGCTAAAATAGAACTAAAGAATAAATATCCTCCAATGAAATAGAGCAAGAAACAAATCGCTATTTCCATGAAATTTAATTTTTGCACCTGCTGAAGAATTTCAAAGGTCTCTAGTTTATCCTGCATCTTATCGTATTTCTCTAAATCGGCACTTGCACCATTTTTAAAAACTTCTTGCTGCTGCTTCTGAAATTTAGCCAAGTCGGATTTCACATCCTTTAATAAAGTGGCTGATAAAGCAGTGGTGAGAATTGTGGTGATGATTCCCATAACGATAAACTGACAAATACCTAGAATGGCAATTCCCAATATCTTTCCAAGCATTAACTGAAAAGGCTTCACCGACGATACAATAATTTCCACAATACGATTGGTTTTTTCTTCCATTACACTTCTAAATACCATCATACCATACATAATGATAAAGATGAACATTAATGCGCCACTCAAAAAACCAAACAAGCTGGCAAATCCTGTTAATTGCTCGGCACTCTCCCCCTTTTCGTTTACCTTTTCCGTAATCATTTTTACGGATTGCTTAGCATTGTGAATAATAGTGGGATCAATGTTATTCGCTTTTAATTTATACTCGTATAACACCTTCTCAACTTGGTTCTTTATATCTGTTTGAACCGCAAAACCCGGAGCTTTCTTGTAGAAAACCTTTATTGTTCCCCCCGCTCCGCTAATTAAATTATTAGGAATGTAAAGAATACATGTGTTTTCGGAGGTATAGAAATCCGTGAGAGCATCATCTAATTTCCGATCCGAAAAAGTAAACGTGATGTAATCATTACCGGCTAATTTATCTCTGAAAAAAGTGGTTTCATCAATCACTAAAATTTTTTGATCTGCCTTATCACTCATGCTTAACCAAATAATCATGGCAAAAAAACCTGCAATTAGCACAGGAGCTAAAAAGGTCATGATAATGAAAGTTTTGTTTCTTAATTTGGAAACAATCTCTCGTTGTATAATTAATCCAATCTTTCCCATAATTATTCTGTAAAATTACTTTGAGTTCCAATGACACCATTTTCCGAATTTACCTTTGAGATAAATATATCATTCATGCTAGGTATGACTTCGTTAAATGAAACTATCTCGCAAACCGGCAATATTGATTGTAACAACTGACTTGATTTAACTTGCGGCGCAATTTTAATTAAAGCCCAATTTATCTCTTCATCATCTTTACCTTTATCTAACAATTCAGCGCCTGTCCATAATGCATTCGTAAACCCAAGCATATTTCCTTTGAATGAAATTTTGTAGGTATTACTTCTATGCGTTTTCCGAATTTCTTTAACCGAACCATCTAAAATATTTTTTGAACGGTTAATCAGAGCGATATGATCACACAATTCCTCAACACTTCCCATATTATGCGTGGAGAAAATAATGGTTGAGCCCTTTTTTCTCAATTCTAAAATTTCATTACGAATTAATTGCGCATTGATAGGATCAAAACCGCTGAAAGGCTCATCTAAAATAAGCAATGAAGGCTCATGTAATACAGTTACGATAAACTGAACTTTTTGCTGCATCCCTTTACTCAACTCTTCAATTTTTTTATTCCACCAGGTTTGCATTTCAAATTTCTCAAACCAGTAGAGTAAACGTTTCTTAGCTTCCGCTTTCTTTAACCCTTTTAATTGCGCTAGGTATAAAGCTTGTTCGCCCACCGGCATTTTTTTATACAATCCACGTTCCTCCGGTAAGTATCCAATTAAATCCACATGTTTAGGATTTAGCTTTTCTCCATTCAGAAACACTTCACCCGAATCAGGTGCAGTTATCTGATTGATGATTCGAATCAGTGATGTTTTACCCGCGCCATTTGGTCCTAATAGACCGAAAACAGACTGACGGGGGACAGTTAAACTCACATCATTTAAGGCAATGTGATTCGAATATTTTTTGGTAACATTTCTTACCTCTAAAATTGGCTCCATAATTTGATAGGTAAAGATAAGTTGTATTTGAATGCCATATTTTAAATTTTATGAACGGTTCCAATTGATTATTTCCCGCAGATTTCGCGGATTATCGCAAATGCTTAATTGTTGTAGCGATTCCAGAATTAGAATTTTTTAATTTGGCAGAATTAGATTTTCTTTGTGTTGATTATGGAAGGATATAATACCGAATTAACCCTACGCATTGATTGGAGCGAAATGGATCTTTACGGACACGTTAACAATGTGTCCTTCTTTAAATACATACAAGCTGCCAGGGTAAATTATTGGGAAAAAATCGGTTTGAATCATTTACACAATATGCAAAACCTTGGACCTATTCTTGCTTCTACCGGTTGTCAATTTAAAAAACCTTTGTTTTTTCCGGGGAATATTACAATTAAAAGTAAAGTAGGCTTTATAAAAAACACCAGCTTCTCCATTCAGCATGTTATCTTAAATGATCAACACGAAATAGCCGCCGAAGCAGAAGATATTATTGTAGTTTACGATTTTAACAAAAATGAAAAAGCCGGTATTCCCGGCTTTTTAAAAGAAAGTATTGAAAAAACGGAAGGAAAAACCTTCTAAGCGTTTTGTCTTAATTTATTCATTTCCTCAATTACCAATTTACGTTTGGCTGTGAAGTCTGCAATTTTTTGCTTCTCAGCATCCATCTTTTGATTTACATCTTTAAATAATGGATTATCACTTTTTGCATTTTTGAAAAAGCCCATATTGTTATCATAGGTTTTGATATTATTGTTTGCTTCATCGATTTGCTTTTTCAAATAATCCGCTTCGCGTTTTAATAATTCAGAAGCATTTTCGGCTGAAACAAGTCGTTCGATTTTATTTTTAAACTGCATCATGAGCTTCTCTGATTTATTCAGATTTAACTTCTCGTACAATTCATCTAATTTATTATAAAACGCTTCATTCAATCGTTTACGTTCTTTGAACGGAACTTGTCCGCCTGAATTCCATTGCGTAGAAAACTCCTTTAATTGCTTAAGGTTTTCAGATGCATCTTCACCTAAAGTGAATGCATTGATTTTTTCCACTAATTCTTCCTTAGCCTTTACATTACCTTCCATGGATGCGTTAATGGCATCATGATGCGCTTTTTTAGCATCAAAAAAAGTATTGCATGCTTTTCGGAAACGGAAAAACATTTTCGATTCTTCGCGTTCATTTACAAGATGATGTTTTTTCCATTCATCCTGTAAGCGAATCATATCCTGAGTAGTTTTTTGCCAATCAGTACTATTTTGAATAGCCTCAGCCTTTTCAATTAATTCATTCTTCTTTTGTTTTACAGAACCTTGTTGTTCATGCAACACATTGAAGTATTCCTTCTTTCTTGCGAAAAAAGCATCGCATGCCTCACGGAATTCCGACCAAACTGCATCATTCTCTTTTTGATTGGCACGCCCTATGGTTTTCCACTCATTTTGAGTTTCAATAATTTTGTCCGTGTTTTCATTCCAGGATTGAACCGACTTTAAATCCAAATCTAAAATAGCTTTTACTTTCTCCACGAGGGCTTTCTTAGCAGCTAAATTCTCTTCCTTAATTTCCTCAACCGAATTATAATATGCTTTAATCTTAGCATAGGTATCATCTAAAACAGCTCTATATTCACCTTTCAACTCTTCCCACTTTTCATTTGGCACCGGACCGATATCTTCCCAATCGTTGCGGTATACTTTTATCAATCGCTCAGCTTCTTTAATGTTATCAAGAGATTGAACGCCTTTCATTTTTTCAATGAGTTCTTTTTTCAATTCATAATTCTTTTTCAAATCATGATCCTGAAGCTCTCTGAAAATTTTAAGATTATAATAGATGTTTTCAACGGCCTTGCTGTACTCAGCCTGAATTTCCTTGTATTTATGTGAAGAAACTGCGCCTGTTTCTTTCCATTGCGTTTGTAACTCCTGCAGTTTTTTCACAACCGCACCTACATTACTATTCACTTCACTCAGGTCGTTTATCTTCGCTACAATTTCCTGACGTATTAGAAAATTCTTGTGTTGTTCTTGCGCCACCTTTTGCTCTTCATCTTTTTTCAGCTTATTGAATTTCTCAATAAGATCTCCGATGCGCTTATCTTCAGCACTCTTTTCGTAAATAAATTCTTTTGCTTTACCGCCCTCGTCGATAAATGCCTGCTTCGCGGTTTCAAATTCGGCGGTCCATAACTTTTGGTACTCCTTTTGCAGAGTTCGCACATCGTTAGCAACTTCACCTGCGCTTTTTG
Coding sequences within it:
- a CDS encoding ATP-binding cassette domain-containing protein, producing the protein MEPILEVRNVTKKYSNHIALNDVSLTVPRQSVFGLLGPNGAGKTSLIRIINQITAPDSGEVFLNGEKLNPKHVDLIGYLPEERGLYKKMPVGEQALYLAQLKGLKKAEAKKRLLYWFEKFEMQTWWNKKIEELSKGMQQKVQFIVTVLHEPSLLILDEPFSGFDPINAQLIRNEILELRKKGSTIIFSTHNMGSVEELCDHIALINRSKNILDGSVKEIRKTHRSNTYKISFKGNMLGFTNALWTGAELLDKGKDDEEINWALIKIAPQVKSSQLLQSILPVCEIVSFNEVIPSMNDIFISKVNSENGVIGTQSNFTE
- a CDS encoding DUF349 domain-containing protein, producing MKNEIIAKLEELLSKSAGEVANDVRTLQKEYQKLWTAEFETAKQAFIDEGGKAKEFIYEKSAEDKRIGDLIEKFNKLKKDEEQKVAQEQHKNFLIRQEIVAKINDLSEVNSNVGAVVKKLQELQTQWKETGAVSSHKYKEIQAEYSKAVENIYYNLKIFRELQDHDLKKNYELKKELIEKMKGVQSLDNIKEAERLIKVYRNDWEDIGPVPNEKWEELKGEYRAVLDDTYAKIKAYYNSVEEIKEENLAAKKALVEKVKAILDLDLKSVQSWNENTDKIIETQNEWKTIGRANQKENDAVWSEFREACDAFFARKKEYFNVLHEQQGSVKQKKNELIEKAEAIQNSTDWQKTTQDMIRLQDEWKKHHLVNEREESKMFFRFRKACNTFFDAKKAHHDAINASMEGNVKAKEELVEKINAFTLGEDASENLKQLKEFSTQWNSGGQVPFKERKRLNEAFYNKLDELYEKLNLNKSEKLMMQFKNKIERLVSAENASELLKREADYLKKQIDEANNNIKTYDNNMGFFKNAKSDNPLFKDVNQKMDAEKQKIADFTAKRKLVIEEMNKLRQNA
- a CDS encoding acyl-CoA thioesterase; this encodes MEGYNTELTLRIDWSEMDLYGHVNNVSFFKYIQAARVNYWEKIGLNHLHNMQNLGPILASTGCQFKKPLFFPGNITIKSKVGFIKNTSFSIQHVILNDQHEIAAEAEDIIVVYDFNKNEKAGIPGFLKESIEKTEGKTF
- a CDS encoding ABC transporter permease, which gives rise to MGKIGLIIQREIVSKLRNKTFIIMTFLAPVLIAGFFAMIIWLSMSDKADQKILVIDETTFFRDKLAGNDYITFTFSDRKLDDALTDFYTSENTCILYIPNNLISGAGGTIKVFYKKAPGFAVQTDIKNQVEKVLYEYKLKANNIDPTIIHNAKQSVKMITEKVNEKGESAEQLTGFASLFGFLSGALMFIFIIMYGMMVFRSVMEEKTNRIVEIIVSSVKPFQLMLGKILGIAILGICQFIVMGIITTILTTALSATLLKDVKSDLAKFQKQQQEVFKNGASADLEKYDKMQDKLETFEILQQVQKLNFMEIAICFLLYFIGGYLFFSSILAAIGSAVDAESDAQQFMMPVMLPLMAGYFIAAKMMTNPEGALAFWGSIIPFTSPIVMMARLPFGVPLWQIALSVTLLYVSFVGATWLAGKIYRTGILMYGKKVSWKELSKWVFYK